The DNA sequence CGGCAGATCTGCACGGCGACGGTGACGGCGACCCGGTCGCCGACGCCCTCGCCGACGCCGTAGCGGTCATCCAGCAAGGGAAGGACGCGAGGCCCCGGGGATCTCCCCCGGGGCCTCGGTATGTCCCAGACGGCGCAGACGCCGTGGGCCCCTTCGCCGAAGGCCGCTTCGTCGTAGGCCCCGTCGCCGTGGGCCGCTTCGCCTTGAAGGGACCGCTCTGTCATGCTGAGCGCAGCGAAGCATCTCAGAAGAGCGAGATCCCTCGGGCTGCGCCCTCGGGATGACTGTGAGCGACGCCCCCGTCCCGGCCCTTCGGCACGCTCAATGCGGGCGCTTCTCCTGGCACGGGACAGGATCTCCCTCCCCCGCGCAGGGGACAGGACTCCCCCCGTCGCAGGGGACAGGACTCCCCTCCCCCTGGCAGGGGGAGGGAAAGGGAGGGGGTAGACTGTTTCGAAACGTCTCGCGCGCGGTTTCAATTTTCCCTATAATTGTCGCCAATCGTTGCACCGGTGGTCGTCGTGTGCCTGCGGCTGGCGTGCGCGAGAGATACGCACCAGGAGAGGATTATGCGGAGATCCCTGGCGATCTTATCCGTCCTCGCGGTGGTCTTTTCCCTTTTTCCCATCTTACCGTTCGTTCCGGTCGAGGTGGCGTTTGGTTTCACGCGCAATTACGCATGCACCGGTGCGAACGACGGCTCGGCGATCAATGGAATCATTGCGATATCCAGTCCCGGCGACGTCATCAACGTCACCCAGTCCGGTGGCGTGGCGTACTGTCAGATCGACGTGCCCATCGTGATCGATAAGTCGCTCACCCTGCAGGGGCAGGGGAAGGACATCACTTTCCTCAAGGGTCCCGAGGTCATCAACGTCGCGGCTGACGTGGCCGGCGCGCAGTCGGCAGCGCTCACCGCGAAAGCCTCCGCGAAGACAAAGGTGGCGACAGCGCAGGCGCAGCTCGCCAGCAAGCAGGCCACCCTGGGCAAGAGCGCGACGACCCAGGCGACGACGGGGGGCGCGCAGCGCGCGCGCGCGGCGACGGGCCCGGGGTCGCAGAGCGGCACCGGCGGCGGCGCCGGGAAGGCGGGCGCCAAGGCCGGCTCCGCCGGCGGGGGGACCGGCGCCCACGGAAATGGCGGAGGCGGACCCAACGCCGGCTCGAAGACGGCTGGCAAGTCGCGGGGCGATCCCCACGCGGCGGCGAATCGGATCTACAACGCGTTCGTGAATCAATGGGTTGGGTCGGGGACGAGCGCCACGAGCGGTACGCTGGTGAAGACGCTCGCCTCGTCGAACACGACCGGTCCGGGGATCGGCGTACTCGCGAACATCGGCCCGGTCACGATTCAGGGGTTCACCATCACCGGGTTCGACAACACCGGTAACGACGACGCCGGCGGCGCGATCTTCGTCGGGCAAAACACGAAGGCGACGATCCAGAACAACGCGATCCGGCTGAACGCCGCGGCGCGCGGCGGCGGCGTGGCGCTCAACGGCAACAACGACAGTAGCCGGATCACCGGCAACACCTTCGAGAACAACATCGCCATCTGCAACACCGAGTGCAGCCCATCCGGCAGCATGGTTCGGGAAGGCGGCGCGATCTGGGTCATCATCGATACCGACAACCTGCTCATCAGCGGGAATACCTTCACCAGCAACGTTGCCCACGGATCCGGTGGTGCTCTCGCCGTCGGCCGCAACAATCAGAATTTGCAGTTCAACAGCAATACGTGCCAGTCCAACGTGGCCGCGCAGGGGGCCGACGGCGGCGGCGCTGGCGGCTGCGTCAAGCTCTCGGGACATAACCAGTCCACGCGGGGAAATAACGGCAGCGCCTCGTTCAACACGAACCAGTTCATCCAGAACAACGCGAATAGCATGGGCGGCGGGGTGCATGTCGGCTCGGGGAACGCGAACCCGAGCTTCGTCCAGAACACCTTCCAGGACAACTTCGCAGACGGAAAGGCCGGTGCGCTGAACATCGGCGACAACGCGGTACACGTCACCCTGACCGGCAACAATTTCGTGGGGAATCTGGCGGACAGCCGCGCAGGGGCGCTGCACTTCGGGCGAGCCGGATCCACTTGCCTCTCGCCCTCGACGGTGAGCGGGAACACCTTCCAGCACAACAGCTCCACGCGCTCGGGCGGCGCGCTCCTGTTGAACATGGACACGAGCTGCACGCAGTTCACGAACAACGTGTGGTCGGGCAACTCGGCCGACGACGACGGCGGCGCTATCAAATTCTATCCTCGCGGCGGCGAGGGCGCCGTGGACCAGCTCCTCTTCTCCAACGAGCAGTTCACCGGCAACTCGGCGGCGGGCAGCCATGATGGCTTCGTCGGCGGTGGCGCCATTCAGGTTCGCTTCGACACGACGAACCTGCACATCGTGGGCTCCACCTTCAGCGGCAACTCGTCGGTGGACGAGGGCGGCGCCATCGACTTCGCCTGTGGAGGCGAGTGCACCCAGGAAGGCGTGACCGCCGCGAATGTCCTCATCGACAATTCGACCTTCAGCAGCAACTCCGCCGTCGGGCCCGGCGGCGCCATCCACGTGTCCTTTGCGGCGGATTCCTGGACGATCAGCAACTCGACGTTCCAGACCAACGCCAGCACGGCCGAGACCGGCGGGGCGATCTCCTTCGACGGCGGGTTCTTCCCCGCCGCCGACACGGTCACGCCGAGGGTTCCCTTCTTCCTCGAAGCGCCCAACATGAACATCCAGAACTCCCATTTCGTCGGGAACACGTCGCGGTTGGACGGCGGCGCGCTGTATTTCGATCAGACGACGAACAACCTGACGATCCAGGGCAGCGAGTTTCGCGGGAACTCGTCCACGGCCGAATCGGGAGGGGCGATCTACTTCGACGCCACCATCAACGACAACCCGAGCGCTCCAGGCAGCATCCGCAGCTCGACGTTCCAGAGCAACACCGCCGCCGACTCCGGAGGCGCCGTGTACGTGGGCGGGGACTCATTCGGGTTCGCCTTCACCGGCGACACGTTCAACGGGAACTCGTCCGACGACGACGGAGGCGCTATCTACTGGACATCCTCGAGTTTTACCGAGGGGGGATCGATCAACCAGAGCACCTTCGACGGCAACAAGGTGGATGACAACGGCGGCGCCGTGTACATCGGCTTCCTCCCCACGGTGGAGGTCCGGGACAACCGGTTCACCCACAACAGCGCGCGACGCGGCGTTGGCGGCGCGCTGGTGGTCGGGGATTCCGAGTACAACACCGGCCAGGACATCGAAACGACGATCCACCACAACTGGTTCGAATCGAACAGCGCTACGGCGGGCTGCTGCCCGTCGGGCGGCTTCGGCGGCGGGCTGGCCATCCGAGGCGAGGTGCCGGGTCTGACCGTCTTCAACAACGTGCTTGTGCGCAACAACGCCAGCTTCGGTGGCGGAAATCTCTCCGCCGTGTGTAGGTTCTGCGGCTCCAGCAACATGCAGATCTACAACAATACCGTCGCGTATGGATCGTCGACCGGCTCTGGCGGAGTCTACGTCGATTTCACCGGGTCCAGCGTCGACGGGAACGGGAACCCCTCGGGCATCGCCCTGTGGAACAACATCTCGTACCTCAACCTGACGACCGATTTCTCCGTGAATGGGCCGCCGGTGCGCGCGTTCGACAGCATCGTCGGAAACCTCGGGGGCGCAGCCGTTTGCGATCTCCTGGACGTCTGTCTGAACCGCAATCCGCAGTTCGCGAACGCGACCGGGGACAACTTCAACATCCCGCTCACGTCGCCGGCGGTGAACCTCGGAGCGCCGACGAACCCGACGGGCGAGGGGAGCCCGATCAGCGCGCCGAGCGACGACTATCCGCACAACGCCAGGATCCAGCTCCCCGACGCGGGCGCGTATGAGGCGTTGCGGCAGAGCGCGACGGCGCCAACCCGGACGCCGGTGGCCTCGCGGACGGCGACGGCGACGCCGGGCGGGCCTGCGCCGACGGACACAATCGCGCCGACCGCGACGGAGACGCCGACCGGGACGCCGGCGACGGCCACGCCGACCCGATGCGTGCCGGGCCGCCAGAACACCTGTCCCACGCCAACGCCGGGGATCGGAGCGACCTTCACCGCTACGACCACGTTCACCCCGCTCCCCGCGACGGCGACCGGGACAGCAACGAGCACGCCGACGAAGACGAACACACCGTCGGCGCCCACCAGCACGAACACGCCGGGCGCGGCCACGAGCACAGCGACCATCACGCCGACGATCACGAAGACCCCCAGCGGGTGTCGGCAGGTTTGCACGCCGACGCCGACGCTGGGCCCGTAGTCCGGGGCGAACAGCTCAGGAGGCGGCGACAGAAGAGGCCCCGGGGAATTACCCCCGGGGCCTCTCCCATGTCCCCAGAGGGAGATGGAGACGCGGCCTCCTCCCCTGCCACAGCGGGGGAGGGTTGGGGTGGGGGCCCCCGGAGCGGGAGGGCGCGCTGCCCCCTCACCCTCCCCTCTCCCCCGCCCGCGGGGGAGAGGGAAACGGCACCCCCTCCCCTGCCGCAGCGGGGGAGGGTTGGGGTGGGGGCCCCCGAAGCGGGAGGGAGCCACCGAGCTATCCTCGGCTGTCGGGCTCCAATCCAGCGGCGACGCGACCGGCGATGACGGCTACGCCCGACTGTTGGGTGATACTCTCCGCATCCGGCGTGATCCAAACGCCAGCGACGCCCGCACGCGATGAGAGCCCGGCCTTCCCGAGCAGCGCCGCGCGGCGCGCCGCGCGTTGGACGTCATCCAGACCCACACCCCAGGAGACCTCGACGACCATGTAGACCTCCTCACCGGTGTCGATCGCGCGACCGCGGGCAATCACGTCCGCTTGCGCGATTTCGGCCAATTCGTCCTCGGTGAGCCGTCCCTCGGCGACCGCAGGATCGAGGAGGCGGTAGAGCGCCTCAGCGCTGATTGGGACTGCGCGGCGAACGTGGCGCCCGAGATATGCGCCGGGAAAGCGCTGATAGCGCGCCTCCAGCGCCCACCCCTTCAGGTCCGCCACGTCGACCGCCATCCGCGACACGACCTGAAGCATTTGCTCTAAACGGGCCTCGGTGTGGAGCTGGGCCTCGGCGAGCTGCTCCATGCGGGCCTCGGTGCGGGCCTGGGCCACGGCGAGCTGCTCCATGTGGCCCTCGGTGCGGGCCTGGGCCACGGCGAGCTGCTCCATGCGGGCCTCGGTACGGGCCTGGGCCTCGGCGAGCTGTCGCACCAGCGTTGGAAGCTCGATGAGCTCGTCGGATAGCACATGCCGGCGCAGCTCGGCCCGCCACTCCGGATGCTGCTCCAGAATGCTGATCAGGTCATGAAAGTCGTCCACCGTGAACGCCACGCATGCCTCCGCCGGGAGTATAGCGTGAAGGGATCGGGGCTCTGGGTGGTTTTTTTGCTCCCCTGCCGCAGCGGGGAGAGGGAAACAGCGCTCCCCTGCCGCAGCGGGGAAGAGGGAAACAGCCCTCCCCCTGCCGCATCGGGGAGAAGGGAAACGGCACCCCCTCCCCTGCCGCAGCGGGGAGGGTTGGGGTGGGGGCCCTTGACTGGGAGCGCGCGCTGCCCCCTCACCCTCCCCTCTCCCCCGCCCGCGGGGGAGAGGGAAACCGTACCCCCTGCCGCAGCGGGGGAGGGAAACAGCGCTCCCCTGCCGCAGCGGGGGAGAGGTGGCTCAGTCCGCGAAGATCGTCGTGCCGACGGACTCGCCGTTGAGTGCGCGGGTGATGGTCCCCGGCACGAGGCCGTTCACGATCCGGATCTCCTTCATGTGCCGCGCGCGCGCCATCATGTGGAGGACGGACGGCTCGATGGGGAGGTCGCGGGGCTTGCGCGCGAGGAGCTCGCCGACGCCGATGCGCGGAATCAGCTCGGCCTCGGGAGCGACCTTCGGGTCGTCCGTATAGAGGCCGTCCACGTCCTTCACGAAGATCGCCGAGCGGCATCCGAAGACTTCGGCCGTCAAGAACGTCCCGGCGTCGCTCCGGTGCTCGGGCACGCGGCCGATCTCGGGCGGCTGCTCCCACCACCGATACGGCGCCATGCCGCAGATGACGATCGGGCATCCGCTGTTGAGGAAGATGGGAAACATGTCGAAGTGGTCCTCGGGGACGCGCACGGCGCCGTAGCGCATCATGATGGTGGTGACGATGAGCGCGTTCTGATTCGAGATGACGTCCCCCATGACCGACAGGACGCCCGTCGGGAGTCCCAGGTCCGTGGCGATGTCGTACGCATGGCGCGCCCGGGTCCCTTCGCCGACGCTGATGATCATCTTGTGCTGCGCCAGGTTCGCGCCCAGCTCCTCGACGACGGGCAGGAGCGCGGATCTGCCCCGATCCAGGATGCTCTGGCCGCCGATCTTGATGACGTTCGTATCGGGGAGGAGCTGCATCACCGGCTGCGCGTCCGTCTGCTGGAGCACCTGGCGGTTCATCAACGACTCGGCCATCAGCCGCGATGCGATGTGCTTGGCTCCGGACACGGGTCCGTGGTTCACCTGCTCCGCGGTGTTGACCTCTCGGGGGAAAGCGTCCGCCATCTGTTTCCCTTCGTCCACGGTAGTGTGAGATGCGCGGGGGCGGACGCCCCCAAGCCACAGCCCGGCAATTGTAGCAGAGGCTCACATTCGTGCTTGCCGCGGCCGCCCGCTGTCTTGCCCGTTGGCTCGCGATGCGCGGTCGGGCCACGATGGGGCCCTGGCTCGCCGTTCACGGCGGCGGCCTATGGCGGGCTCGCGATGCGCAGTCGGGCCACGATGGGGCCCTGGCCCGCCGTTCACGGCGGCGGCCAATGGCGGGCGCGCGATGCGCGGTCGGGCCACGATGGGGCCCTGGCCCGCCGTTCACGGCGGCGGCCTATGACGAGCTTACGAGCGGCCCATGCCGCGGCCGCCTCCGCCGCCCATCCCGCGGCCGCCACCTCCCCCCATTCCGCCGCCCATGCCGCGGCCGCCACCGCCGCCCATGCCGCGGCCCGAGCCTGGGTCCCGTGAGAACCCCCCGCCCTCACCCTCCCCCGCAAGGGGGGCGGAGATGGCATGCTCGCGGTCGTCCTCCGCGCGGGGGGCGGATCCAGCCCTCAGGTCGCCCTCACCGTCGACCGGGGAGGGCGGGGGTGGGGGTGCGGTCTCATCGATTGTCCGTCCTGCACCGCCCCGGGCGAACTGCTCGTGGTAGAGCTGGGCGTAGAGGCCGCCGGTGGCGAGCAGCTCCTGGTGGGTCCCGCGCTGCACGATTCGGCCGCGCTCGAGCACGAGGATGAGGCTCGCCGTCAGGATCGTCGATAGGCGGTGGGCGATCACGATGCTCGTGCGCCCGCGCATGAGCCGCTCCAGCGCCTCCTGGACGAGCCGCTCGGACCGGGAGTCGAGAGAGGAGGTGGCCTCGTCCAGAATGATGATGCGCGGGTCCTTCAGGATGGCCCGCGCGATGGCGATCCGCTGCCGCTCTCCGCCGGACAGGCGAAAGCCGCGCTCCCCGACCACCGTCTCGAGCCCCTGGGGAAGGCGGTCGATCAGCTCGTCGACGTTGGCGGCGCGCACGGCAGCCAGCATCTCGTCGTCTGTCGCCGAGGGATTTCCGTAGCGGAGGTTCTCGCGGATGGTCGTATGGAACAGGTAGGTCTCCTGAGGCACGACGCCGACCTGGTCGGCGATCCAGCTCAGCGGCACGTCGCGCAGGTCGTGGCCGTCGAGCGACACGGTGCCCATCGTGGGGTCGTACAGCCGCGGGATGAGGTACGTGATCGTCGTCTTGCCGGCGCCGCTCGGTCCGACCAGCGCCACAAGCTGGCCAGGCTCGACCTCGAAGCTCACGTCGTCGAGGGCGAGCGCATGGCCTCTCTCCCCCCCTCCCCTGCCCTCCCCCGCAGCGGGGGAGGGTGGAACGGTGCGCAGGGTTGGGGGTCGCGCCTCGTACGAGAACGACACCCGGTCGAATCGAATTCGGCCCGCCGCGGCGGGCGGCGCAAGGGCGCCCGGCCGCTCCACCACGTCCGGCTGCATGTCCAGATATTCGAAGATGCGCTCGAACAGGCCGAGGGACGCCAGCACGTCGATCTGGACGTTGACGAGCTGCGAGACGGGCGTATAGATGCGGGCGACGAACGCGGTGAAGGCCACGATCCCGCCGATGGAGAGCTGGCCGTTGACGACCTGCCAGCCGCCGACAAGGAACACCACCGCCGGGCTGACCGTGCCGAAGAGTCCCACGAACATCTGGAACCAGCGGCCGACGAGGCCCTGGCGGATCTGGAGCCGCATCAGATCCCGATTTGCTCGTCGGAACCGGTCCAGCTCCATGGATTGCCGCCCGAACGTCTTCATCAGAAGCACGCCGTTGATCCCGAGCGACTCCTGCATCCGCCCGCTCACCTCAGCCATCTTCGCCTGCGTCTCGCGCGTGATCCGGCTGCGGATGCGGCCTGCCCGGCGCACCGGCAGCACGAACAGCGGCAACACCGCGAGGGAGACGAGCGCGAGGGTGGGATTCATCCCGATCATGACCGCGGCCACCGCCACGACGATCACGACGTTGCTGGCCACGTTTACCAGCGATCGGCTCACGACGTCCTGCACGCCGTTCACGTCGTTCAGCAGGCGGGACATGATCTCGCCGGTTCGCGTGGAGGTGAAGAAGCGGAGCGACATGGCCTGCACGCGGCTGTAGAGCTGGTTGCGCAGGTCGTACATGACGGATTGGCCGATCCGCAGGTTCAGCCAGTTCTCCACCACCTGCACCAGGCCCGAGAGCACCGCCGCGGCGAGCATCGCGCCCACGAGCAGCTCGAGGCGGGGGATATCGCGCGCGGGGAGCGCGTCGTCGATGATCGCCTTCATCAGGAGCGGGGGCAGAACGCCGAGCCCGGCCCCCACGATCACGCTGGCGAAGATGGCGAGGATGAGGTGCCAGTAGGGGACGAAGTAGCGGAGGACGCGCCGAATGGACGCGCGCTCGATCCGTGCGCCGCGCGCGTCCTGTCCTTCGTAGTCGATGCGGCCGATGCCGTGCTGGCCGCCCATGCCGCCGGCCATCAGGGCGTCACCGGTCCGCTACGTAGATCACCGTACCCACGTGCTCGCCTCGGAGGGCTCGCGTGACGACGCCGGGCTTCAGCCCGTTTACGATCTGGATCTTTCGCGCAAACCGAGCGGTGAGCATCATCTCGATGACCCGCCGCTCCACGACGAGGTCGTCGAGGTCGCGCTCGATCAGCTCCTGGGCGCTGATCTCTGGGATGAACTCGGCGCGCGGGTTCTTCTTTGGGTCGTCGGTGTAGAGGCCGTCTTCATCCTTTATATAGATCATCGAGCGGCACCCGAATACCTCGGCAACCAGGTACACGCCGGAGTCCGTCCGGTGCTCCGGGACGCGCCCGATTCTTGGTGGCGGCTCCCACCAGTGGTACGACGGCATCCCGGTGATGACGACAGGCGAGCCGGAGGCGAGGTACATGGGCAGCTCGTCGAACTGCTCCTTCGGGATGCGGATGGCGTTGTACTTTCCCATCAGGGTCGAGATCATCAGCGCGTTCTGCTCAGAGATGCCGGCCCCGAGAATGGCGAGTAGCCCGGTCGGAAGGCCGAGGTCGGCTCCCAGGTCGTAGACGTGGCGCGCGCGGGTGCCGGCTCCGACGCCGATGATGAGCTTGTGCTCCCGGGCGGCGGCGCCCAGCTCTTCCACCAGCGGGTACACCGCGGTTCGCCCCCGGTCGATGAGGCTCTGCGCTCCGATCTTCACCACGTTGGCGTCGGGAAGGATCGCCACGACCGCTGTATCGTCCGTGGCCTGGAGAACACCCGTGGAGGCGAGGGTTTGGGCAGCGAACCGCGAAGCGACGTGCTTGGGCGCTCCCTGACCCGAAAGGAGAGATTCCGCCAATTGGGACTCCAATCCGCACCGCTCATTCGCGCGTCCTGGGCTTGGTCCGATCGTGCGTCGTTCGGTCGCGCGTCAGGCTATTATATCGGTCGGGTTCTCGTGCCCAATCGCGGTAACGTTCTCGGCGCGCGGGCGTTATGAGAAGCGCGGTGGTCCGTATTCGGCGGATGATCGCGACGGCACAGGACCTTGCCCCAACGGAGCACGTGTGGCAGACCCGAGCGCCATCCTCGACGAGTGCATCCGCGCGGTTCGGTCGGGCGAGAAGTCGATCGACGAGTGCGTCGAGTGTTATCCGCAGTACCGCCGGGAGATCGAATGTCTCGTGCCGGTGGCCTGCGCCATCCGGCCGGGGGAGGCCAGCCTCGATCAGTCGCGAAGGCTCGCCTTGCGCCACGCCTTCGTTGAAGCAATCGCAGAAAAGCGCGCCGAGCTGGAGCGTCCCTCGCCCTGGCGGAGGCTCTTGCCCGGGCCCATGCCCGGTCGCCTTCGCCTCGCGGCGTTCGCGGTCAATCTGCTGGCGGTCCTGATCGTGACGACCTCCGCCGCGTCCGCCGCGCGGGACGCCCAGCCCGGGGACCTCCTCTACGTTCTGAAGACCGGCATCGAGCAGGTGCAGATCGCCACGGCCGTCACGCCGGATGCCCGCGCCGGCGTTCGGCTGCAGATCGCCGCAGAGCGACTCAAGGAGGTTCAGGCCGCCCTGACGACGGACCGCGTTCGCGCCGCCAGCGCGGCCGCCACGGCATACGCGGACACGATGGACCAGGCCCAGCGGGACGCGGAGGCGGCCCGGGCGACCGGGCGGCCAGTCGAT is a window from the Chloroflexota bacterium genome containing:
- a CDS encoding uridine kinase, with translation MADAFPREVNTAEQVNHGPVSGAKHIASRLMAESLMNRQVLQQTDAQPVMQLLPDTNVIKIGGQSILDRGRSALLPVVEELGANLAQHKMIISVGEGTRARHAYDIATDLGLPTGVLSVMGDVISNQNALIVTTIMMRYGAVRVPEDHFDMFPIFLNSGCPIVICGMAPYRWWEQPPEIGRVPEHRSDAGTFLTAEVFGCRSAIFVKDVDGLYTDDPKVAPEAELIPRIGVGELLARKPRDLPIEPSVLHMMARARHMKEIRIVNGLVPGTITRALNGESVGTTIFAD
- a CDS encoding ABC transporter ATP-binding protein is translated as MAGGMGGQHGIGRIDYEGQDARGARIERASIRRVLRYFVPYWHLILAIFASVIVGAGLGVLPPLLMKAIIDDALPARDIPRLELLVGAMLAAAVLSGLVQVVENWLNLRIGQSVMYDLRNQLYSRVQAMSLRFFTSTRTGEIMSRLLNDVNGVQDVVSRSLVNVASNVVIVVAVAAVMIGMNPTLALVSLAVLPLFVLPVRRAGRIRSRITRETQAKMAEVSGRMQESLGINGVLLMKTFGRQSMELDRFRRANRDLMRLQIRQGLVGRWFQMFVGLFGTVSPAVVFLVGGWQVVNGQLSIGGIVAFTAFVARIYTPVSQLVNVQIDVLASLGLFERIFEYLDMQPDVVERPGALAPPAAAGRIRFDRVSFSYEARPPTLRTVPPSPAAGEGRGGGERGHALALDDVSFEVEPGQLVALVGPSGAGKTTITYLIPRLYDPTMGTVSLDGHDLRDVPLSWIADQVGVVPQETYLFHTTIRENLRYGNPSATDDEMLAAVRAANVDELIDRLPQGLETVVGERGFRLSGGERQRIAIARAILKDPRIIILDEATSSLDSRSERLVQEALERLMRGRTSIVIAHRLSTILTASLILVLERGRIVQRGTHQELLATGGLYAQLYHEQFARGGAGRTIDETAPPPPPSPVDGEGDLRAGSAPRAEDDREHAISAPLAGEGEGGGFSRDPGSGRGMGGGGGRGMGGGMGGGGGRGMGGGGGRGMGRS
- a CDS encoding uridine kinase — its product is MAESLLSGQGAPKHVASRFAAQTLASTGVLQATDDTAVVAILPDANVVKIGAQSLIDRGRTAVYPLVEELGAAAREHKLIIGVGAGTRARHVYDLGADLGLPTGLLAILGAGISEQNALMISTLMGKYNAIRIPKEQFDELPMYLASGSPVVITGMPSYHWWEPPPRIGRVPEHRTDSGVYLVAEVFGCRSMIYIKDEDGLYTDDPKKNPRAEFIPEISAQELIERDLDDLVVERRVIEMMLTARFARKIQIVNGLKPGVVTRALRGEHVGTVIYVADR